One Nostoc sp. UHCC 0302 DNA window includes the following coding sequences:
- a CDS encoding SRPBCC family protein, with amino-acid sequence MADWLEHSVQVEVEAPIDLVWSLWSDLEQMPRWMKWIDSVKIPPDNPEISIWKLNTGGLEFSWKSRILKVIPNQIIQWESVDGLPNQGAIRFYDRQDSSIVKMTVSYAIPGIIGKIMDNLFLGRAVESTIQADLERFRQYALNIKANQPQS; translated from the coding sequence ATGGCAGACTGGTTAGAGCATAGTGTACAGGTAGAAGTAGAAGCTCCCATAGACTTAGTATGGAGCCTCTGGTCTGACTTAGAGCAAATGCCCCGCTGGATGAAGTGGATTGATTCGGTAAAGATTCCGCCAGATAATCCAGAAATTTCTATTTGGAAACTGAATACTGGCGGTCTGGAGTTTAGCTGGAAATCGCGCATTCTCAAAGTTATCCCCAATCAAATTATTCAATGGGAATCTGTTGATGGCTTGCCCAATCAGGGAGCAATTCGCTTTTATGATCGCCAGGATAGTAGTATCGTCAAAATGACCGTTTCCTATGCTATTCCCGGCATTATTGGCAAAATTATGGATAACTTATTTTTGGGGCGAGCTGTGGAATCGACGATCCAAGCTGATTTGGAGAGATTTAGGCAATATGCTCTAAATATTAAAGCTAATCAACCACAGTCATAA
- a CDS encoding type II toxin-antitoxin system HicB family antitoxin has protein sequence MITQWSEEDNCFLVGFPDFLGQRRRTHGDTYEAVVANGIEALESLIIAYEATGELLPESTVCNAA, from the coding sequence ATTATTACTCAGTGGTCTGAGGAAGATAATTGTTTCTTGGTAGGATTCCCTGATTTTCTAGGACAGCGCCGGCGGACTCATGGAGATACTTACGAAGCAGTAGTAGCAAATGGAATTGAAGCCTTAGAATCTCTAATTATTGCTTACGAGGCTACAGGTGAGCTACTTCCAGAATCAACAGTTTGTAACGCGGCATAA
- a CDS encoding 2Fe-2S iron-sulfur cluster-binding protein, translated as MIVRVRFLPDDVTIDAEVGEALLDVADRAGVFIPTGCLMGSCHACTVELDDGDIIRACITAVPAGRDELIINLFSDPTW; from the coding sequence ATGATTGTTCGCGTCCGTTTTCTACCAGATGATGTCACAATAGATGCCGAAGTGGGAGAAGCCCTGTTAGATGTAGCAGATCGGGCTGGGGTGTTCATTCCCACTGGCTGTCTCATGGGTTCGTGTCACGCTTGCACCGTGGAATTGGATGATGGAGATATTATCCGCGCTTGTATTACCGCAGTACCAGCAGGGCGTGATGAATTAATCATTAATCTGTTTAGCGATCCGACTTGGTAA